One window from the genome of Desulforamulus ruminis DSM 2154 encodes:
- the speE gene encoding polyamine aminopropyltransferase, which produces MELWFTEKDTVPGLALSVKVNKVLHREKTDFQDLAIVDTPIFGRMLFLDNIIMTNIKDEFVYHEMISHVALNTHPNPQKVLVIGGGDGGAIREIIKHPKVEKAVLVEIDRRVVETSKEYLPEIACGLDDPKVEVLYEDGIKYVNEHKNEFDVIIVDSTDPIGPAVGLFESNFYKSCYDSLKEDGIFVAQTESPYYNEELIPQIQKNLRALYPITKLYLAFIPTYPGGCWSFTMGCKKYDPETVDLSNWPGYPTRYYNPEIHKAAFVLPNFVRELIKE; this is translated from the coding sequence ATGGAGTTATGGTTTACTGAAAAAGATACGGTTCCTGGTTTAGCCCTCAGTGTAAAGGTGAATAAAGTTTTACACAGGGAAAAAACCGATTTCCAAGATCTGGCCATTGTGGATACCCCCATTTTCGGGCGTATGCTTTTTTTGGATAACATTATAATGACCAATATTAAAGATGAGTTTGTTTACCATGAAATGATCAGCCATGTAGCATTAAATACACATCCCAATCCCCAAAAAGTGTTGGTCATTGGTGGTGGAGACGGTGGGGCGATTCGTGAAATTATCAAACATCCCAAAGTCGAAAAGGCTGTATTGGTTGAAATTGACCGTCGTGTAGTGGAAACGTCCAAAGAATACCTGCCGGAAATTGCCTGCGGGCTGGATGACCCGAAAGTGGAAGTCCTTTATGAAGATGGCATTAAGTATGTAAATGAGCATAAAAATGAATTTGATGTGATTATTGTTGACTCCACTGACCCCATCGGTCCTGCTGTAGGACTGTTTGAAAGCAATTTTTATAAAAGCTGCTACGATTCTTTGAAGGAAGACGGTATTTTTGTAGCCCAAACAGAATCCCCCTATTATAATGAAGAATTGATCCCGCAAATCCAAAAGAATCTTCGGGCACTCTATCCCATAACCAAGCTCTATTTAGCCTTTATTCCTACCTATCCCGGCGGATGCTGGAGTTTTACCATGGGTTGCAAGAAGTACGACCCCGAGACCGTTGACTTGAGCAATTGGCCAGGCTATCCCACCCGCTATTACAATCCTGAAATCCACAAAGCGGCCTTTGTATTACCAAACTTTGTTCGGGAACTGATCAAAGAGTAA
- a CDS encoding pyruvoyl-dependent arginine decarboxylase yields MLPNPEKYFVTAASSEGKSRLTAFDNALLKVLWTI; encoded by the coding sequence ATGTTGCCCAACCCTGAGAAATATTTTGTGACTGCGGCTTCTTCTGAGGGTAAAAGCAGGTTAACGGCCTTTGACAATGCTTTGTTAAAGGTTTTATGGACAATATAA
- a CDS encoding TIM barrel protein, which produces MLVWFGSAGAPDSFYSQGYKSSLDMPAWLAARGLNAYEYQCSRGVRIREEMARELGERARQQGIRLSIHAPYYINLSTEDSEKRLKTKGYLLDSLRAAQWMGATTVVFHPGGGPGENRRQTFKRAKDCLKEILEEVAEAGLSHIFLAPETMGKVNQMGSLEEVLELCRLAPQVVPCIDFGHINAVTQGGLKEKRDFARVLDQVAEVLGHSALKHLHAHFSPIEFTRAGEKKHWTLKESHLYGPDFAPLAQLIFERKLEPIVICESQGTQAEDALVFKSLYEKQKAGE; this is translated from the coding sequence ATCTTGGTTTGGTTTGGTTCAGCGGGTGCACCGGACTCCTTTTATAGTCAAGGCTACAAAAGTTCTTTGGACATGCCCGCTTGGTTAGCGGCCCGGGGGCTTAACGCCTATGAATATCAATGCAGTCGTGGTGTGCGAATTAGAGAAGAAATGGCTAGGGAACTGGGGGAAAGGGCCCGTCAACAGGGCATTCGGCTATCCATTCATGCGCCCTACTATATTAATCTAAGCACCGAAGATTCCGAAAAACGCCTAAAAACAAAGGGCTACCTGCTGGATTCCCTGCGGGCTGCCCAATGGATGGGAGCAACCACCGTTGTTTTTCATCCTGGGGGAGGGCCCGGTGAAAACCGCCGGCAAACCTTTAAGCGAGCAAAGGATTGTCTCAAGGAGATTTTAGAAGAAGTAGCGGAAGCGGGGCTGAGTCATATATTTTTGGCGCCGGAAACCATGGGTAAAGTCAACCAGATGGGTTCCCTGGAAGAGGTGTTGGAGCTATGTCGGTTGGCGCCCCAGGTGGTGCCCTGTATTGACTTTGGACACATTAATGCGGTGACCCAGGGAGGTTTGAAGGAGAAGAGGGATTTTGCCAGGGTTTTAGATCAGGTGGCAGAAGTTTTAGGACACAGCGCGCTGAAACATTTGCATGCTCATTTCAGCCCCATCGAATTTACCCGGGCGGGTGAGAAAAAGCACTGGACCCTGAAAGAAAGCCACCTCTATGGGCCCGATTTTGCTCCTTTGGCTCAGTTGATTTTTGAACGTAAGCTGGAGCCCATCGTCATTTGTGAATCTCAGGGGACCCAGGCAGAGGATGCCCTTGTTTTTAAAAGCCTTTATGAGAAACAAAAGGCAGGGGAGTAA